The nucleotide window AGATGTCGTCTATGGCTTGACCAGTCTCGCGACCCACGTCAAGGTCATGATCAAGTGCCTCCACGGCGCTGGACGCGTCTTCTCGGTATTCATCGCTGGCCACGTAGCTGAAGAGAATCGACGTCAGAAAGTCAAAGCGCGCCTGCCCACCTTGCAGTGATTCCTCGCCCGCGTCCTTCAATCCATCTTCAGCTTGAAGGAGGGCCATGGCCCGAGCGCCTTCCTCACGCCAAGCGACGACGAATCCAGTCACGGCCTGTTCCGCCCCAAGGCGAAGTTCCCGATAGGTTGCGTCATGACTTTCCAACCAAGACCAGTGGGGTTGCGGGAACCGTAATTCATTCCGGGGCGTTGGACCGGCGAATACCCCTGCCCGTGCAAGACCGCTTATCATTCTGTCAAAACCGTCCATGGACCAGTGCTCGCTGACGTACGGTAACGTAGCCGATGTCACGCGATTAGCGAGTTGATTCAAATGAGTCTTTTGTCGGTCTCTTTCCTCCGATAGACGCGCATTCACATAGGGCACAACGATCGAGCCGACGAGAAGTGACGGAAGGCCCCACAAGGCCGATGCGAGGGGCTCGATGCCGCTTTGAACAAGTAACCAAAAGGTGCCAAAATATGCCAAAAGCCCGCCAGTCAATCCGGAGGCATCCGGAACCAGCAATTTCGGCATCACGGCCATAGAAGCGAGCGGCCCTAAGACCATTGCGCCGTGGGGCCCCGTACAACTTCAAGAAGCCAGGCCCATGGCGGCGAAGGGCATGCAGGAAAAGACCGTTTCCTCACATGGGAAGATCCGGGAACGAGAGCTACAGCACTGTCCGAATTTGCCACGATTCTAAGATAGGGAATGCGACGACGAACCCCCCGAAATAGGGGGGAGCGGAACATGGACGCCGGCACGAAGCCTATTTGAAAGGGGCCAAGAAGGCCCCTTCTTCCCTCTTTTTTCCCCCAGAGCCCAGTTCTACGAGGCGTTCGATGGCGGGGGGGGGGGACGACCAAGAGCGGAAGCGTTGCATATCGACCGAGGCCCTAATCGAATTGGGGCCGGCCACGGCCCCAGCGTGTGTCGTGGAACTGTTACCGAATGTCGCCTCGTGCCAGCATGTTGCGCGAGGAACTCTCAATGGACAAGGCGGAATCCGGCTCCACAGGGAATCCAAAGGTCCGCGCGCTCGCCCAATGGGCCTCAAACGACACGCCCTGAAAATGCACATACATTCCGTTGTTCGGGCGATCAAGACTTTGCCCTTGGGGAATCGACTCACGTGAAGGGGTAGACGGAACGTTTTGGTTCTAGCAGCTCCGCCGAAAAGACCGTGGGCCGGGGGAAAAGACAATCCACGAATTCGCAAAAACAGTTGCACGTCAGAAAGCGCCAGGAACCGTCGCCAAACGCCTTGACGCGGCCGTGAAGGGCCGACTCGAAACGGACCCGGTTGCTATAAATAGCGATGTTTCTTATGAGGATTATGAAGATTAGGATGATGAGGATGAGCATGAGGGATTTAGACCTGCGTCGGGGTTCTTCTACAAAGCGGTGTACGAATTGAGAATGCGGAAAATCAAGCGGATTTATTGCTTGAGACCCTCATGCAAGAACGACTGGACGCCGCGGATAAAGAACAGGTTGCCAAAGGAATGCCCTGATTGCAAGGGCCGTCTCAGGCCCGGAAAGTATCGGGTCGTGTATGCACAAGAGGATGATGGAAAATGATTCGCCGAAATCAGCTAAGTGGGTCGATTGACCTGCGATTCTTGCGTTTCCTGGTTCCTCGATGGAGTCTAGGCCCTTCAAAAGACTTTCCGGAAAAGCGCTTATTTTTGCGCCAGATGGTAGGTGCCTGCTAACATGGATCCTGCGTTGAAGGATTTGCCAGACGTCGCGCCAAAGCTGGCCCAGTTTGTTGCGGAAACCGCAGCACGCCCACAGAGCACAGAACATCTCACCGGGCTTTTACGAGCCCTCGAACGACCAATGGAAACAGGAGGCGCCCACGGGGTCGCGGGAAAGGCCTACCTGATGGGACTTTTCGCAGACCGCGCGATTGAAGGGCTCATCGAAGAGGATTATGTGCCTCACCGCGACCTCCGAGAATTCTTCCAGGCGCTAGGCGCAAACTACAATCGTTTGATTACGAACGATTGGGAGTTGCCGTTGGAATGGACCGAGTTACTCGAATCATACCAGAACGCCCTCATGGCCGCTGACAAAATCGACAAGCGCACGCTCCAAACCTTCGATTACATGGTTCCAATTAGCCACCACGATAGCGTCGCGGTAAAGGTATATCTCGCGCCAATCACCGGGCCATTCAAGGTCTCGGGATACAGTTATCCTTATTATCTTGACCTAGACTCGGCGCTTGCCGATCCAAAGAAAATTGAGGCCGTCGTCGACGCTTATGTGTGGAAGCTTCGCCTTCTTGAGGAAAAGATGACGGCCGAAAACGGCGAAAAGATTGATAAGATTTGCATGATAGCCAAGAGGAAAGGGCCGGTCGGGGCGTTGTCACTGGCAAGCCACATTGCCGCAAAATTCGAACGCCCCGCCATGGTGTTCCGCGAGCGCGAGGTCGAAAGACCCCACAAGCTCCAAGGTGCGCCGCTCGAGCCAGGTGACCAGATTGCGATTGTTTATGACCTTAGTGTCGGCGGAGGAGGAATTGAAAGCGCTGCTGAATATCTGGTCGCAGAGGAGCCTACTTGCCGCGTCAGGGGCGCAGTCGTTCTGTGTGATTATGGACACCGCGCGAAAAGCCGACTGAAGGCCAAGAACATCGACCTAAATGCCATCGCCACACTGACACCGGACGATTACCGCGCAATCCGGGAACCTCAGTTGAAACGCGAAGCCGAAGGGCTCGATCAGGCCCTTCATGACGGCCGCTTGACAGAACAAGAATATTTTGAGCGGCGGGGAGCGCTTAAGAACGATTTCGCTGACCTCGCATGGTTGAAGTTGTGTCCCACGTATGATTCCGCCCAGTCCACCGAATGACCCAACCGACTTCCAAGCTGCCATGGCGACCGTCAAGGGCGACGTGCTTAACAAATATCAAACGGAGGCAAGCGTAGATCCGTTCTTTGAAGCGGTTGTTGACTTCTTTGTTGTTCGTACGGCCACACGGTTTTACCAGGCTCACATGGAAAACAGACCTCCAGACGATTCCGAACTTGAACCTGCGTTTGACACTTCGTTGCTCATGAATTACCTTCCAAAGTATCCCCAGCTTCCATCCGTCTTCCTTATTGATTTGCTTGTGCAACGGTACGTCACTCAAGACCGAGCGAAATTGTACAAGGTTGCGACCCAGTTAGATGGGAACGGGGGTCTCGTCATTGCCGGCGCGGGAATCTCATACGGGCCTGGCGTCGGAATCGCGTACCCGGAGATGGTGCGCTCCTGCGCGAAAGGCCTAGGGATTGACGTAGTCGAAAGTGACCCCGCCTCTCCGCATCTTCTGGAACCGTGGTGCCGTGCCCTTGAAGAGAAAGGTCTTCAACAACAATTCCAACTTGAGTTTAAGAACGCCAGCGAGGAATGCAACCCGACACGGGCACATGATTGGATAAGCGCATGGCAGTATGGAGGGGTCGTAGACCACGTAGCCACCACAAATTGGGACGACCTCTTCGAAAAGGCGTTCGAAAAAATCGCGAGCGCCGCGATCCTGAGAGGAAAATTACCGGAGGTCATTATTGGGAACCAGACGGCTACACTTACACGCGTCCTCTGGAAGTTGCACGGTTCCGTGCGCCAACCAAATCAACCTTGGATCCTTTGCCATAGGAGCACAGTTGCAGAAGCCCTGAAGGAAACCTACCGAAAAGGCCACAAGAGTCATTGTGTGCTGGTAGTCGGCTCTCGGCTCGCCGACAGTGCCCTCAACGAGTTCTTAGAGGTCGAGATGCGCCACAAGGTGAAGGGGCGAGATATGCTCCGAATTGAACCGGCCGAATCGTCAAAGGCCGACCCTTGGGTTGTGGTCCTGTCCGCTGACATCGCCTGTGAGATAATAGGTAAACACATGAAAAGCGGAAAAGCTAGCCACATTCTTGCGTGGATGGAGCACCTTCATGCCGACGCGTCCGGTATGAAGAAAGTGGCATCCTAGGCGCGGACAGCGAAGCCCGTACGTTCCCGCCTTCACCGCTTGGACATCGGTCTGGTCTTATCGCTCCCTTTGGCGGCTCGGTTCGGAATGGTTCGAAACAGCGACCCTTCTTTTCGACCCGAATTAGGGCGCTTCGGATGAGCCCGGGGCAAAGGTTCTAACCTCTGGGCGAACACGAATTGTTTTGCCCGCTAGGGGCAGATGGTGAATGCACGAAGATCGTCGTAACACCGACAATCGGAAACACGGAGCCAGTACCGTTGGACGTGAATCCTTTGGATTCCGTCCGACAAGTGCGCGACAAGGCGGCAACGACCATGCTGGTCGAGAACGACTCAATCGAACTCGTCCACAAGGGAGAGAAGCTGCCGCTTGACGCGACGTTGCAGAACGCCGGCATCACCGAGGGAACCAGCCTCAAGGCGATGCCGGTCAAGCAATATGGGTACCGTTTTCTTGGATTTTCATCCCGAAAAATTTACCCAAAATCTCGGCGATGCTGACGACGGCGACGTGCATCCTTTTTGTATCAAGAAGCCGCAAACTCCTCCTGCCCATCTCGGGCCGGAGAATTGAAAAAACGTGAAACTGCGTGTATCGTCGAGCATTGGAGTTGGGAAGGATTGTGAGGTGGATGCTGAAGCCCTGGAGACCGTTCGGCAACTGAAAGGACGCGTCGCCGAGATTCAGGCGGTGGACGCGGACTCCATCAGTCTTGCGCACAAGGACCAGACGCTTCCTGATGGTGCCACGGTGAAGAACTGTGGCCTCAAGGAAGGCGACAGCCTCAGCGTCATCCCACGCGATCCCAAAGGGGGCCTCAATGGAGTGGGCCCCTCTTCTCCTTTTTCCAATAACATCCTGAAAAACAGGCTTGTAGTCGAAGCGCAACGCATCCACGACGCCCGCATCCCGCTCCGCGCGGTCACGCCCCTCGAATGGACCGCTACGCTACCGGGCCGGGGACGGTGGAGGCACCAGACTTTCCAGATAACGATCCTTCTCCCGTACAACTACCCGGCGCGGCCGCCGATGGTCACGTTCGTGACGAAGCCTAGCCCACGGCACCCGAACGTGAGCGACGAGGGCTGGGTGTGCTTGAACTACTTGCAGGACTCGTGGACTCCCGTCCACAACCTCGTGAGCGTCTACCGTGGCCTCGAATGGCTCCTCGAGAACCCGAACTACCACCACCCCTTGAACTTCGACGCGATGCCCCCGATGGACCTGGGGTTTGGGAGGTTTTGGCGTGCCCTCACCCGCATATAACGCCATCATGGGCCTCCTCATCGGCGGCCTCGTTCTAGCCGGGTTTCAACTTCTCAAAAAGCGAAATGAACACGACAAGGTAACGGAGATCACGCTCAAGGAGCACCCGACGACGGTCGCCGAAACCGACCTCGCCAAACTCGCGAAGACGGACACCATCCTGATCGATCCGTCCGTGGTCGCGCTCATCTTCGCCTGGGCCGCCAACCATCCCAAGAACGAGGTCGGCGCCCTACTCATCGGCCAACCCGATGGAAGATTCCTCAAAATCCATGACCTGGTCCGCGCCGAGAACGTGGGAACGGCAACCGAGATTGATTTCACGCCCCGGGACTTCGAGCGCGCACGCGCGAAGACAGGGAACGGTCGCATGGTCGTGGGCTGGGCACACTCGCATCCCACGTACACCGCCTTCATGTCCGGAACCGATCAACGGTTCCAATCGCAGGGCCAGGGCCTCTACCCGGACTACGTTGGACTCGTCATCGACCCGTTCAGGCCACGGGGCGTGGAGTTCGCCTTCTACCGCGTCACGAATGACGAGGTCGTGCAACTGCCGCACCACTACTGGAGGCGCTCAGAGTGAAGCATGAACGCCAGACGCTTATCAAGGGATGGGACCAAGCGGCCATCAGCCGGGCTTCGGTGCTGGTGGCGGGGGCGGGCGCCATTGGGTCCGCCCTCGTCACCATGCTCACCCGACTAGGCGTTGGCGCGATCACCATCATCGACCCCGACAGGCTCGAAGCGCAAAATCTGGAGAATCAGGCCTACGACGAGAGCGACCTCGGGAAATCGAAGGCATTCGCGCTCGCCGAGCGGATGCACCGTATCGACCCAGCGCTCCGCGTCACGCCGGTCGCGTGCCGGATTGAGGACTATCGGGGACCCGTTGACGCGGATTACTTGTTCGGTTGCTTCGACAACGTCGCAGCGCGCCACTACATCAATTTCATGGCCGTCACCGGCGGGAAGACGCTGGTTGACGCTGGAATCGAGAACTTTTGGGGCGCGATTAAAACCATCATCCCAGGCAAGACCGCGTGCCAAGGGTGCCTTCCGACGGTCCAGTCGAGTGCAGTGAAGGCGTCTTGTTCCAGCGACCCGATTCCAAGCACGTTCGTGACGGCAAACATGGCCGCAGGCTTGCAGGCGATCCAGTTCCTAAAACTGGTACGCGGCGAACGGGTTCACTCGTACGTCTACTTCGACCTCGCCCGCAGTACCCTCTACAACTACGATTACAAGCCGAACCCCAAATGCGAGATTTGCGGGGGATCGACGTGACGGGTATCGTCGACCGAATCGCTTCGCAGTTCCTCTTCACCTTCGCACTGATGGGTGACCTCATGCTGAAGACGCGAGTTCCGTTGCTCCTTCCTTTGGCGTTGCTCGCGTTGGTCTACGTGTGGCCCTTCGCCTTGTTCCTCATCTTCTGCGCATGGGCGTCCGTGGGGAAGACGGAGTGGTTGGAGAGGTATCGACGATGAAGACCATTCCGGCCAACGTGCGACTACTTCCCTGGTGGCATGTCTTTGGCCAAGGCCTCATCGTCGGCCTCCTAGTCGGCTTCTTCGTCACGTTCAACATACTGCTACTGGTACTCGTCGGCGTCGTCACCCTGGCCTACCATGTGGAGTACGCGTGGCGAACCGAGTGGAGGAAACAGCGTGGCTGACTACTCGCCCCACGTCAAGATCCTCACGTTCTTCCTGATCCTAGTCCTCACGTACTTCATCATGGCCTTCACCTTCAACATCGAGAACCTCTGGCGAAGCCTCATCATCGTCATCGCCGTCATCGTCCTCGTAATCACGGTCCTCGCACGCTTCGGAGGCAACCTTGGCGGGACCGACTAGAATCCTAGGCTTCAACCCGAAGCAGGCCCAGCACAAGGTTCCCTGGATCCCCGCCGACTGGATTCTGACGATTGATCTGGATGGCGTGCCGCGGCTCTACTTCGACTTCTGGCGGACCGGCCTGCTCGGGCGGGAAAGGAACGGGAAAATCCAGCAACGCGCGATTGAAGCCTTGTCGAGCGACTACGTTCTTCACGCCAGGCCCGAAGCGCCACCACAAACGAACCTCCGTTACGCCTATTCGTGCACGTACTCGAACGACCGCCTCCCGGAAGCCTGCATGACCCTACTCCAACTCGGCATCAAAACGCGCCTCCACCTACTCGTTCAAGACCGTGGACATCTGGCGAGCTTCGCCGTCGCCACGGAGCGGCCCGTGCCCCACGTGCTTCGTCAATTCTTCCGCGACCTCGAAGAAATCACGTCCCAAGATTTCGAAGCCGTCGCGGCCGGCCACACGCTGCGACCCAAGCACCTAACGCGATTCACGCTACCAACTCTTCCGGGTCTTCTCTCAGCAGCGCCAACGGTTCTTCCGCTCGAGTCCTCGACGCCCCCGCATGGCGCGGCAATCCAGCTGGGCGAAATTCTGAGCCCCATCAACGGCAAACCCATCGGGCCCGCTTTCCTCACTCTTGACGCCCTGAACCATCATGTATTGGTCGCTGGAACGACTGGCGCAGGAAAGACGAACACCGTCCTCCGCATGATCCAAGAGACCCACGGTCAAGTCGAAGGGATACTCGTTTTCGACGTGAAACAAGAATACCGAACCCTGCACGCTTCTCTGAACGCCAAAGTCTATGGCTTCACCGGTCGAAACCTCCTCACCCACAACCTCCTGAAACCAAGTGGCCCGCCCGCGCAATGGGTCAAGGAATTCTCATCGATCTTCAGCGAAGTGATCAATCGCTACGTCCCGGCTGTCGGAAGCAAGGACATCGTGGCCGAAACCCTCGACAAACTCTACCGGGAACGAGGCATCTACGAAGACGGAGTCAACTACCCACACATCGGAGACCTCATAGAAGCACTTGAAAAGAGGCCCACGAGCGGCCGGGAAGCCGGATGGAGCTCGTCGGCGCTACGCGTCCTTCGCTCGCTCATGATCGGCACCACTCGACAGGCCTTCTGCGTTCGAGAAGGAATCGCCCTCGAAGCACTCCTCAACGGAGTAACGGTCGTAGAACTCGACGGCCTCGGAGATCCCGCAGGCAGCGCGCTTCTCGTCAGCGTCCTTCTCCAAAAAATACGCGACCGCCTCCAACGCGAAAAAACGGAAGGCCTACGACACCTCATCGTGTTCGAAGAAGCCCAACACTTACTCGCACTCGGGCAAGAATCCACGTCAGTCCTCACGACCACATGTCGGGAAATACGATACCTCGGCGTCGGACTAGTCTTCGTGACCCAGATGCCGAACGAGTTCAGCAAACACGCCCTCGCAAACGTCAACACCACCATCATCCACAAACTCATCCGACCACAGGACCAGCACACGGCCGCCGCTCTACTCCGACTAAACGACGACGCGGAGGACGCCCAAGCACGGCTTGGCGTGGGACAAGCCCTCGTTCGATCGGACGCGCTCAATCTCGTCCAAATCCCCGAAATCCAGCGGCCCGAAGTAAGGGACGTTGACCTGTCCCAAACAGTCCCAAACCCCGAAGAGCGGTCCCCAACACATGCGGAGCGCCACGAAGTCGAAAAACGCCTCACAAGGCTCACGCCTCGCGATTGGGCCGTCTTCAACGCCATCGCCGGGTCCCGGGCAATCAGCCCACGCGCCATCCGGGAACTCCTCAAGCGCAGCCAAAGCGCCGTCAGAGCCAGTCTGACGAGACTCATCAACCTCGGCCTCGTAGCCTACCTCGAAGCCAAAACCAACGAAGGGAGACCACCAAGCATCTACTTCCTACGCCCCTACGGCACCGACGCCTACACGATGAAAGCCGGAAGGTCGCCAGATCGAATCCACGCCGCCGCAGCGGACCACAAGGAACTCGTCGAGGAAGTAACCCGTATCCTCGGAGTCGAACGAATCCCGGACCGACACTTTGACCTCCTCTACGCCGCCGAAGGCCACGAACGAGCAATCGAGATCGAAACCGGCGCCAACAAGAACGACCAGATACTCATCAACGTCACCAAATCCATCGAACTCCAAGGAGAGGCACACTTTGTAGCCGCCGACGACACCACCCTCAACAGAATCCTCCAAATCACCGCCAAGCACAGCTTCGACACGAGGACCATGATCGCAGTCAATGTCACGACTCTGAACGAGATTCGAACGGGCCGATGGCGCGCCTACACGTTTGAGACCGAGAAACCCCAGACTACGTGAGAAGACAAAGAGGTCCCAAACGGTCGACGTCGACCTATTCCGCGGCGGCTTGGTCGCGAGCGGAATCGCGCTGCCTAGCTTTGACAGGTACCGCTATCTTGCTTCGCCTTGCACTCATTGCACAATTCTCCGGACGTTGGCTTATCGTATCGCTCATCGTAGTCGGAGATTGGGCAGCTTGAGCAGTTCCGACACCAGTGCCACGTATCACTCCCTCGTTTCTTCCTTTAAGAAATTGGTGCGCACCACCAGAGGAAGCCTTCAAAAGGAGAACGAAAGGCTGTCCACAACATTGGTCGTGTAATGAGTAGAACTGGGTGGGCCGTGCCCATGATCACCCTCCTTTTCGTAGCGAAAATCGCCTTCCTTGAAACGAATCTATTTCATGTCGCGACCTGTTCTCTCTAAGTGATGGAGTCCAATACGGACGAAGCAAAACCTCTGGCCATTGCCATGATGGACATTCTTGGCTTTGGGAACTCCTTTCGCCGGCACGGACCCACAAGAATGGCTCATCTCTACAAACGGCTTATTGCCCTGACGGATGAGCAAGCTGAAGGCGGTCTAGTCATCAAGCCCGTTCCAAATGGCAAGGGGTCATTCAACCCCGCAATCGGTTGGTTTCATCCTCAACACACGCAATTTAGTGACACCATCCTTTTTTGGGTACCTTGGAACCCTATTTCGTTATCCTGCCTTACGGAGCTTTGTGCCGAAGCAGTCTGTTCGGCCTTAGAGATTGGCCTAGCCCTACGCGGTGCGATTACGATTGGACTGGCAGAGATGGATAACGAGGAGCGCCTGTATCTCGGTGAGCCGCTCATTGAGGCGGCTGAAACCGAGAAAGCCCAGGAATGGATTGGCATTTCCTTTGGGCCATCGATCGCTAAGACACCCTATAATCGCGGCCTCTACCTTGATGGCCTTACGGCCTACAAAAGCCATGTGAAACCCGGAAAAGAAGCAGCTGTGCCCGGGCTTGTCGTTGATTGGCCTCGCCGGTGGCGAGATTCACGAAAGGAGAACGTGGGCGACCTGTTGCGAAGACTCGATGACGATCCTCTTTTCTCGACGTACTACAATCGGACTCTGGATTTTCTTACGTTTTCAGCGCAAAATGAGAATTGGTTCCATCGACGCACTAACCTACCGCCTGGGTAGGCAGCTTGACGACAAGCGCCCCGCTGCTTCACGGGCCGTCGATTCTCAGCAAAGACCGTTAACAAGGGAATCAAAGCCGGAGCCGAAGCGTGGTCCCACATTATCAGTCTTGCCTCCCACCGGATGATCGAGGCTACATCAAGACTTCTGCAAAACTATGATGGATTCCTTCTCAATCTTAGCGTTGTGCTTCGTCGGATACTGCATTACCCGGTTCTTGATGTCGTACCGGGCGGTCTTAACATGCTCGAACCCGACCTCCTCCCCCAACCAGGTCAAGGTCTTCGCGGTTGGAACGGTACGGCCTCCCGTCGTACTGTTGCCGACTATTATGACGCAATGGCCGCCGGAAGGAAGGTAGTCGAAAAAGATCTTCAGCCGCGAACTCATATCATTGAAGTATTGCCACAGAACGCGCGCTTTGTGGGAGCGCTGTTCGTCGATCAGGCCTTCGATTAGTCCGTCAAGTGGACGGAATCCGAGTGCTGGCGGAACCTGGACGGTCTCTCCGACTATGGTCCGTCCGACAAACTTCCTTTTTAGTACGACTACTTGTTCCTCGTCCAAAAAGCGGCCGACGAAGTACTCGAGACGGTGTCGCCGCCAGTACTCGATTGCATTGCAGTACGGTGGAGAGAAAAGGATGAGGTCTGCCTCCAGCTTTGCGGCTCGCTTTGACGTGCCTAGGCCGGCGGAATCTGATTGTGATATGGTAGAAGGCGTTAGGCGCGTCTTGTTCTCTTGAAGATACTGAGTGAACTCGCCCATCCTTTGGAGGCCCAACGTTGCCCGGCGCTCGAACTCGCTGAACACATCAATCTCGTATCCTTCCCGAATCTTCTCCTTCATGTGCTTCGTGATTTCGAGCCCGCTTACCGGTTGAGGGTCAGCCAGACTGATGCGGCGAATCGAGCTCAGGAGGCAGGCCCAGAAGAATCTCCTAACGTCGCTTCCTCGCTGGGGCAGGCCGCCGTTGAAGATAGAATGGTCAATCCGCGCGTAGTCGACGAGGGCGTAGCGGCGAAACCAGTAGGTCAGACGCTCTAGGTCCCGCGCCTTCACCTGGGCAAGGCTCTTTCGCATAACGTCGTGCCGAATGTCTCGGAACTTCCGGATCTCAATCTCATCCTGGTTGCGTCGGAATCTCTGGAGGGCGTCCGACAGGTCCTTCCAAGCTGCGGCCAGCGTCTCTTCAGAAATTGGAGTGGTCTTTACGCGAGCGAAGAACACGCTCACGGGATCAATGTCTATTGAGAGGGACGGGATTCCGGCGGCTTTGGCCTCGACGGCCACTGTCCCGACGCCAGCCATGGGGTCGATGACGGCCTTAGGATCTGCGGACCGAAGAACGTGCTCCACAAGGGGTGGGTGAAACTTGCCCGGGAAGCGAAAAAGGTCGTGGGTGAACCTATGTCCGTGACCTCCCTCCCATTCAAGCAAGTTTATGTCTGGTACCATGTGACTACCCATGAGTGGCGTCCTTGACGTCAACCTTTCGGTAATTTGCCCTGTATGGCGCCCTTCGGCGGAGGCGGGGCGACCGTGACGCCTTCCCCAGTCGGGTCACGTTTTAGCGCATCGAGGATTGTCTCCGGCGGGGCTTTCAGCTCGAATTCGTAAGTTTGGGGATTCTTGATGTAGATCATCCCAGTCGTGATTTGTATGGTCTCCAGGATGTGGATTAGTTCCGGCCGCCTGAGCTTCCGCTTGCGGATCCTTTCGTCGGCCAGAATCATTCCGGGCTCAGGAACATTCGTGTCGTCCTTTGTCATCTGTTCGTGCGCGACCTGAAGAACCAGTTTCATGACGCCTAGGTCCGGCATCTCGCGCCACGTTTCTTCAATGAAGGCCTCCAAATCATCCGGATAGGTCCAAGTTGTGAGGATTTTCTCAATCTTGTCATAGGTGAATGGACGCCGCTTGTGCAGCCGAAGCAACTTGGCTACGCCCGCAACCGTGATGAGCGGAACCTTTCCTTTCGTTTCGCGCAACAGCGCCGCGTCCTTTCCTCCGAGCCCATCCTTGGCGAATTCGCGGGCAATCGCAATCGCGTTCGTGCATCCGTTCTCTTCGCTGTGGCGAGTAACCTCCGCTTCCGCGAGACCCTTATGTGTGATGACGCCCTTGCTGCCTTTCGCCTCCACTGAGATTTTCAGATTTGGCGCCCCTGGCTTAGGGATCTCGATGATACCGTCCGGTTGGTCTGATTCTCCTAGGTGCTGCGCAACGAGCCGTAAGCTCTGGAAAGCGCTGATAATCGCCTTCTCGAATGGCGTATCACCCGCATACGAGGCCTCTTCGATAGCTTTGATGTGCTCTTCCACTTCGTCGATGACGAAGCCAGCGGCGCTGCGGACGGCCACGTCGATGATTTCGGCGGTGCGCTCCACGATCGGCTCGTCGACACCCTCGGAACGCAGGTAACCGGTGGCCATCTGCGTCCCCGCCAGCAC belongs to Euryarchaeota archaeon and includes:
- a CDS encoding Mov34/MPN/PAD-1 family protein; amino-acid sequence: MPSPAYNAIMGLLIGGLVLAGFQLLKKRNEHDKVTEITLKEHPTTVAETDLAKLAKTDTILIDPSVVALIFAWAANHPKNEVGALLIGQPDGRFLKIHDLVRAENVGTATEIDFTPRDFERARAKTGNGRMVVGWAHSHPTYTAFMSGTDQRFQSQGQGLYPDYVGLVIDPFRPRGVEFAFYRVTNDEVVQLPHHYWRRSE
- a CDS encoding DUF853 family protein, which translates into the protein MAGPTRILGFNPKQAQHKVPWIPADWILTIDLDGVPRLYFDFWRTGLLGRERNGKIQQRAIEALSSDYVLHARPEAPPQTNLRYAYSCTYSNDRLPEACMTLLQLGIKTRLHLLVQDRGHLASFAVATERPVPHVLRQFFRDLEEITSQDFEAVAAGHTLRPKHLTRFTLPTLPGLLSAAPTVLPLESSTPPHGAAIQLGEILSPINGKPIGPAFLTLDALNHHVLVAGTTGAGKTNTVLRMIQETHGQVEGILVFDVKQEYRTLHASLNAKVYGFTGRNLLTHNLLKPSGPPAQWVKEFSSIFSEVINRYVPAVGSKDIVAETLDKLYRERGIYEDGVNYPHIGDLIEALEKRPTSGREAGWSSSALRVLRSLMIGTTRQAFCVREGIALEALLNGVTVVELDGLGDPAGSALLVSVLLQKIRDRLQREKTEGLRHLIVFEEAQHLLALGQESTSVLTTTCREIRYLGVGLVFVTQMPNEFSKHALANVNTTIIHKLIRPQDQHTAAALLRLNDDAEDAQARLGVGQALVRSDALNLVQIPEIQRPEVRDVDLSQTVPNPEERSPTHAERHEVEKRLTRLTPRDWAVFNAIAGSRAISPRAIRELLKRSQSAVRASLTRLINLGLVAYLEAKTNEGRPPSIYFLRPYGTDAYTMKAGRSPDRIHAAAADHKELVEEVTRILGVERIPDRHFDLLYAAEGHERAIEIETGANKNDQILINVTKSIELQGEAHFVAADDTTLNRILQITAKHSFDTRTMIAVNVTTLNEIRTGRWRAYTFETEKPQTT
- a CDS encoding SIR2 family protein yields the protein MATVKGDVLNKYQTEASVDPFFEAVVDFFVVRTATRFYQAHMENRPPDDSELEPAFDTSLLMNYLPKYPQLPSVFLIDLLVQRYVTQDRAKLYKVATQLDGNGGLVIAGAGISYGPGVGIAYPEMVRSCAKGLGIDVVESDPASPHLLEPWCRALEEKGLQQQFQLEFKNASEECNPTRAHDWISAWQYGGVVDHVATTNWDDLFEKAFEKIASAAILRGKLPEVIIGNQTATLTRVLWKLHGSVRQPNQPWILCHRSTVAEALKETYRKGHKSHCVLVVGSRLADSALNEFLEVEMRHKVKGRDMLRIEPAESSKADPWVVVLSADIACEIIGKHMKSGKASHILAWMEHLHADASGMKKVAS
- a CDS encoding ThiF family adenylyltransferase yields the protein MKHERQTLIKGWDQAAISRASVLVAGAGAIGSALVTMLTRLGVGAITIIDPDRLEAQNLENQAYDESDLGKSKAFALAERMHRIDPALRVTPVACRIEDYRGPVDADYLFGCFDNVAARHYINFMAVTGGKTLVDAGIENFWGAIKTIIPGKTACQGCLPTVQSSAVKASCSSDPIPSTFVTANMAAGLQAIQFLKLVRGERVHSYVYFDLARSTLYNYDYKPNPKCEICGGST